From a region of the Paenibacillus lutimineralis genome:
- a CDS encoding MFS transporter, with amino-acid sequence MFGELLTSLTGSMLAPFLLLYLYEKLDGSVLLPLIIVGLQPLAEIVVTIAGGSITDRYGRKLIIIFALSLQMGAMTGFMLADSVWLFAFLYILNGIGQSLYIPAERAQIADIVPDEKRAEVYGVLNTLGYIGQGLGPVLGLLVFVLEPALVFGLQACSLLIYLLVFWKTTHETAPLNHLNEPLATVVVQDSQSDRSIDKSRSVFRRTKQFVFLHQHVILLMLCTLPISFFYAQTETTFRIHAQAIFTDHLSVIAILATVKACLSVGLQVWLIKKTEHMSLITIMLITCLCYTMTSLLYGFSSVLWPLLVAQLTMTIGESLGLLGFISTSLVLHQLRIERYTSQFMEHIGIYLVPLDLI; translated from the coding sequence ATGTTTGGAGAGTTGCTAACAAGTCTAACTGGTTCGATGCTAGCGCCCTTTCTACTCTTGTACTTATACGAGAAGTTGGACGGTTCCGTTCTGTTGCCTTTGATTATCGTCGGATTGCAACCTTTAGCAGAGATTGTAGTTACCATCGCAGGCGGCAGTATTACGGATCGTTACGGGAGAAAGCTCATCATCATATTCGCCTTGTCATTACAAATGGGAGCGATGACAGGATTTATGCTTGCTGATTCAGTTTGGTTATTCGCATTTTTATATATCCTGAATGGAATTGGCCAGTCCCTCTACATTCCGGCAGAACGGGCTCAGATTGCCGATATTGTCCCGGATGAGAAGCGTGCGGAAGTATATGGTGTATTAAACACCTTGGGGTATATCGGGCAAGGACTTGGTCCTGTACTCGGTTTGCTGGTATTTGTCTTGGAGCCCGCTCTCGTATTCGGTTTGCAAGCATGTTCGCTCCTCATCTACTTGCTTGTATTTTGGAAGACCACCCATGAGACTGCACCGCTAAATCACCTGAATGAACCTTTGGCAACGGTCGTTGTTCAAGATTCTCAGAGCGATCGTTCTATAGATAAGTCACGATCTGTATTCAGACGAACAAAACAGTTCGTTTTCCTTCACCAGCATGTGATCCTTCTTATGCTGTGTACATTACCAATCAGTTTCTTTTATGCACAGACAGAAACAACTTTTCGTATACATGCTCAAGCTATCTTTACCGATCACTTGTCTGTGATCGCAATTCTGGCTACCGTAAAAGCTTGCCTATCTGTTGGACTGCAAGTCTGGCTTATCAAAAAAACGGAGCATATGTCGCTCATAACCATCATGTTAATCACTTGTCTCTGTTATACCATGACATCACTTTTATACGGGTTCTCCTCCGTGTTATGGCCTTTACTGGTGGCTCAATTGACGATGACAATCGGAGAAAGCTTAGGACTACTAGGCTTCATCAGTACGTCGCTGGTATTGCACCAGTTACGAATCGAGCGCTATACTTCTCAATTCATGGAACACATTGGGATATATCTCGTTCCATTGGACCTTATTTAG
- a CDS encoding Imm1 family immunity protein, with protein MYANDFNGEIVVNTESQVAEFIQNRPAFNANQFIFTFEESGISQLCAFVRNDYCVLYFLDSEHKGTFASHGDDNIRDETITFYENVLGGEVVIASAMVITVEQMNDACTEFFKTKTRPTCIKWIEL; from the coding sequence ATGTATGCTAATGATTTTAACGGAGAAATTGTAGTAAATACAGAATCGCAGGTAGCTGAGTTTATTCAAAATCGTCCAGCATTTAATGCCAATCAGTTTATTTTTACCTTTGAAGAAAGTGGTATCTCTCAATTATGTGCTTTTGTTCGAAATGATTATTGTGTGTTGTATTTTTTAGATTCTGAACACAAGGGAACTTTTGCTTCTCACGGTGACGACAATATTAGGGACGAAACGATTACCTTTTACGAAAATGTTCTCGGCGGAGAAGTAGTTATAGCAAGTGCAATGGTTATTACAGTCGAACAAATGAATGATGCGTGCACAGAATTTTTCAAGACGAAAACTCGTCCAACATGTATTAAATGGATCGAATTGTAG
- a CDS encoding YgjP-like metallopeptidase domain-containing protein, whose product MGGPVPLSILKIAFGLCLYVKLANGNVTVSAPLSMSDEAIERFVWTKVSWIKKQTTNVLRVLNAALVRGVTVVGKRFKLEKLK is encoded by the coding sequence ATGGGAGGACCGGTCCCATTAAGTATCCTTAAGATAGCTTTCGGGCTGTGCCTTTACGTCAAGCTAGCGAACGGCAACGTGACAGTATCTGCTCCACTCTCAATGAGCGACGAGGCGATAGAGCGGTTTGTGTGGACCAAAGTCAGTTGGATAAAGAAGCAGACTACGAATGTTCTACGCGTACTGAACGCTGCACTTGTACGTGGCGTAACCGTGGTGGGTAAGCGCTTCAAGCTTGAAAAATTGAAATAA
- a CDS encoding SMI1/KNR4 family protein, whose protein sequence is MSKELLDKLQSWYDDDQHDKIVEAIEQLPESERDYELVGHYGRALNNLGRYTEALQQLLSVEQQGRQDATWNWRIGYSYFYMHQWEKALSAFEQFDRLEPGDADVDKYIEACHDIMERQSVAIREITRVPFRERDFSQFWEMSDYADKSYVEAPPTAEMIASIEEELGYKLPADYIWLMQQQNGGVPVNTCFPTAVSTSWAEDHVAITGMMGIGREKAYSLGGSLGSNFMQEEWGYPDIGVVLCDCPSAGHDVIMLDYRACGRDGEPAVVHVDQEAGYWVTFLAPNFATFIAGLVNEEVFDTSEQDKLDDLDKVEYAQFSSLLQSLCENADGIDRIEAVIRNICTQIVEDKGYFAFHADELSMLMYDIQFWLYAGANPGVTRAQYLAEYEKMIAFAQGFSTGGYAPDFVSSWLDERIKQGDIVNKGGVLSFTAAATERLVGKLIAIESGLGDEG, encoded by the coding sequence ATGTCAAAAGAATTGTTGGACAAGCTGCAAAGCTGGTATGACGATGATCAGCATGACAAAATTGTTGAAGCGATCGAGCAACTACCTGAATCGGAGCGGGACTACGAATTGGTGGGCCACTATGGCCGAGCGCTTAACAACTTGGGGCGCTACACGGAAGCTTTGCAACAGCTGCTGTCGGTAGAACAGCAAGGAAGACAGGATGCGACATGGAACTGGCGCATCGGCTATTCTTATTTCTACATGCATCAATGGGAAAAGGCGCTGTCCGCATTCGAGCAGTTCGATCGTCTGGAGCCTGGCGATGCAGATGTGGATAAGTACATAGAGGCTTGCCACGATATTATGGAGAGACAATCCGTGGCGATCAGGGAGATTACTCGTGTGCCTTTTCGCGAGCGCGACTTCAGTCAGTTCTGGGAGATGAGCGATTATGCGGACAAGAGTTATGTAGAGGCGCCGCCTACTGCCGAGATGATTGCTTCTATAGAAGAGGAGCTTGGGTACAAGCTTCCGGCAGATTATATTTGGCTGATGCAGCAACAGAATGGCGGCGTACCGGTCAATACTTGTTTTCCGACTGCCGTCTCGACCTCCTGGGCGGAGGATCATGTAGCCATTACGGGCATGATGGGGATCGGGCGCGAGAAAGCTTATAGTCTGGGCGGCAGTTTGGGCAGCAATTTTATGCAGGAAGAATGGGGCTATCCGGACATTGGGGTTGTCCTGTGCGATTGCCCGTCGGCAGGGCATGATGTCATTATGCTGGATTATCGCGCATGCGGCCGGGACGGTGAGCCTGCAGTTGTACATGTGGATCAAGAGGCTGGTTATTGGGTTACCTTCCTTGCGCCTAACTTTGCAACCTTTATCGCAGGACTGGTCAATGAGGAAGTATTCGACACCTCGGAGCAGGACAAGCTCGATGATTTGGACAAGGTGGAGTATGCGCAATTCTCATCTTTATTGCAATCTTTATGCGAGAACGCCGACGGAATAGATCGGATTGAAGCGGTCATTCGCAATATTTGTACCCAGATCGTAGAGGACAAAGGCTATTTTGCTTTTCATGCGGACGAGTTGTCCATGCTGATGTATGATATCCAGTTCTGGTTGTACGCCGGGGCAAACCCGGGAGTGACGCGAGCGCAGTATTTGGCGGAGTACGAAAAGATGATCGCCTTTGCGCAAGGCTTTAGCACCGGAGGATACGCGCCAGATTTTGTTTCCAGTTGGCTGGATGAACGGATCAAGCAGGGAGATATCGTAAACAAGGGAGGCGTGTTGAGCTTTACGGCGGCTGCAACAGAGCGGTTAGTGGGTAAGCTGATAGCGATCGAATCCGGCTTGGGTGATGAAGGGTGA
- a CDS encoding class I SAM-dependent methyltransferase: protein MEEHNNLIVKEFKKQAKDFSNQTLSMNNQDYIKWMIRSLQLNKQMKVLDVAAGTGILSRAIAPYVDRVVSVDISEAMIEEGITQNDLQGINNIEYIHGHVEQLPFEEDTFDLVISRFAFHHFLNPLLVLTEMTRVCKSQADVAVIDMISDEDETLSEQYNYYERLRDPSHTLALTKTQFMDYFNQAGLEIQTEDVLQVPVNVNSWLTLTKTEDKIAQHIKTSLQQELISSNEMTGMFPFVQGDELMFKQTWLQIIGKKRAM, encoded by the coding sequence ATGGAAGAGCATAACAACCTTATCGTTAAAGAATTCAAGAAACAAGCGAAGGACTTTTCAAATCAGACATTATCGATGAACAATCAGGATTACATCAAATGGATGATACGATCTTTACAATTGAATAAACAGATGAAAGTGCTGGATGTTGCAGCTGGGACTGGAATTCTCAGCCGCGCGATAGCTCCGTACGTAGATCGTGTCGTTTCCGTTGATATATCTGAGGCCATGATTGAAGAAGGGATAACCCAGAACGATTTACAAGGTATCAACAATATCGAGTATATACATGGTCACGTTGAACAGCTTCCATTCGAAGAAGATACATTTGATCTGGTCATAAGCAGATTTGCTTTCCACCACTTTCTTAATCCGCTTCTTGTTCTTACTGAGATGACACGAGTATGCAAGAGCCAGGCAGACGTTGCTGTTATTGATATGATATCCGACGAAGATGAAACGTTGTCTGAGCAATATAATTATTATGAGAGATTACGAGATCCTTCCCATACACTTGCACTGACAAAGACACAGTTTATGGATTACTTCAATCAAGCAGGATTGGAAATACAGACTGAGGATGTTTTACAGGTACCTGTTAACGTAAATTCATGGCTAACTTTGACGAAAACAGAAGATAAGATTGCACAACATATTAAAACCTCATTACAACAAGAACTGATATCAAGTAATGAAATGACGGGGATGTTTCCTTTTGTGCAAGGAGATGAGTTGATGTTTAAGCAAACTTGGCTCCAAATCATCGGTAAAAAGAGAGCAATGTAG
- a CDS encoding GNAT family N-acetyltransferase has protein sequence MKAILSSINREQHFQYYSYLTFRKQNTVHYGQYTNQGELLGVLAFLKGLPFCAFSVFPVQKSFCFRLMLSFMNEQLNLPNDTVGNVIVNEEEMEALASQLEFHKSPKKLLLMKHIHKKALPPVDKRILHLGPPYFELIESKMADLGTIAFTKEELRYPFYGVMEQDELIAVGGYHIYSEDYVELGNIGTDVAWRRQGYGKKICAELTRWGER, from the coding sequence ATGAAGGCAATCTTGAGTTCGATAAATAGGGAACAGCATTTTCAATACTATTCATACCTTACTTTCCGTAAACAAAATACGGTGCATTATGGACAGTATACAAACCAGGGCGAGTTGCTTGGAGTATTAGCCTTTTTAAAAGGGCTTCCATTTTGCGCCTTTTCTGTATTTCCCGTGCAGAAGTCATTTTGTTTTCGGTTAATGCTGTCGTTCATGAACGAACAACTGAATTTACCTAACGATACCGTCGGTAACGTTATTGTTAATGAAGAAGAAATGGAAGCTCTCGCTTCTCAGCTTGAGTTTCACAAGTCTCCGAAAAAGTTGCTTCTAATGAAACATATCCATAAGAAAGCGCTGCCTCCGGTGGATAAACGCATCTTACACTTGGGGCCACCTTATTTTGAGCTTATTGAGTCGAAAATGGCCGATCTGGGTACAATTGCTTTTACAAAAGAAGAATTACGGTACCCATTCTATGGAGTGATGGAACAAGATGAGCTGATTGCGGTAGGTGGATACCATATTTATAGTGAGGATTATGTTGAACTGGGAAATATCGGGACAGACGTCGCATGGAGAAGACAAGGCTATGGAAAAAAGATCTGTGCAGAGCTAACTCGATGGGGAGAACGATAA
- a CDS encoding HD domain-containing protein, with product MIEIRKHLNFIKEVEGLKSVTRTAWMQSGRQESTAEHSWRLALFAAITAKQFPELDYEKVLFMSLIHDLGERYSGDQSAVLLPDKTEKEKEEKMAVKKLASFLPLIEGNQLIAVWNEYEEGVTKEALFVKALDKAETIIQHNQGENPPDFDYEFNLTYGLKHFEQEAFLKSLRVELDRETRNKLD from the coding sequence ATGATCGAAATAAGAAAACACCTTAATTTTATTAAAGAAGTTGAAGGTTTGAAGTCTGTCACAAGGACGGCTTGGATGCAATCAGGACGCCAAGAGAGCACGGCTGAACATTCATGGAGATTAGCGCTTTTCGCAGCAATCACAGCCAAACAATTTCCAGAATTAGATTACGAAAAAGTATTATTTATGAGCTTAATCCATGATCTTGGGGAACGTTATAGTGGAGACCAATCCGCAGTATTATTGCCAGATAAAACTGAAAAAGAAAAAGAAGAAAAGATGGCAGTTAAAAAGTTAGCAAGTTTTTTACCGTTAATAGAAGGTAATCAATTAATTGCAGTGTGGAATGAATACGAGGAGGGTGTAACGAAAGAAGCGCTTTTCGTTAAAGCACTTGATAAGGCTGAGACCATAATACAGCATAATCAGGGGGAAAACCCTCCCGACTTCGACTATGAATTTAATCTCACCTATGGCTTAAAACATTTTGAACAGGAAGCTTTCTTAAAAAGTTTAAGAGTAGAATTGGATAGAGAGACAAGAAACAAATTAGATTAA
- a CDS encoding sialate O-acetylesterase, which produces MIKSFLMLGQSNMAGRGFLHEVDPIYKEKIKMLRNGQWQMMTEPINYDRPVSGVSLAASFADAWSKANPDEEIGLIPCAEGGSSLSDWHPEGILFQHALSEARFAQRSSQIQGILWHQGESDSYGSLHETYYEKLTLIIEILRNELNLNEVPLIIGGLGDFLGMTGFGQHATEYRQVNEQLQRFANEQRNCYFVTAADLTANPDGIHLDAVSQRKFGYRYFEAFSKKCHVLEPIPGEEQSLVMKRDYSTKEQIYLHSLDLASGKITYAEFNTKMAKVMQP; this is translated from the coding sequence ATGATAAAGTCATTTTTAATGCTGGGTCAGTCTAATATGGCGGGCCGTGGATTTTTGCATGAAGTCGATCCTATCTATAAAGAAAAAATAAAAATGCTGCGCAATGGACAGTGGCAAATGATGACAGAGCCGATTAATTACGACCGTCCGGTTTCCGGTGTAAGCCTGGCAGCGTCTTTTGCCGATGCATGGTCGAAAGCCAATCCCGATGAAGAAATCGGTTTGATTCCTTGTGCGGAAGGTGGCAGTTCCTTGAGTGACTGGCATCCGGAAGGCATCCTTTTTCAGCATGCTTTGTCCGAAGCCCGCTTCGCTCAGCGGTCCAGTCAAATCCAAGGAATCCTTTGGCACCAGGGTGAGAGCGATAGTTATGGTTCACTACATGAAACTTATTACGAGAAATTAACCCTTATCATCGAGATCCTAAGAAATGAATTGAATCTTAATGAGGTACCTTTGATCATTGGCGGACTTGGTGATTTCCTTGGGATGACCGGTTTTGGACAGCACGCGACAGAGTATCGACAGGTCAATGAACAATTACAGCGTTTCGCCAATGAACAGCGAAATTGTTATTTTGTAACAGCGGCAGATTTGACTGCGAATCCTGATGGCATTCATTTAGACGCTGTTTCGCAACGCAAATTCGGCTACCGTTATTTCGAGGCTTTTTCGAAAAAATGTCATGTCCTGGAACCCATCCCAGGAGAGGAGCAATCGCTGGTAATGAAACGCGACTATTCGACAAAAGAACAGATTTACCTTCATAGCTTGGATTTGGCTTCGGGTAAAATCACGTATGCGGAATTTAATACGAAGATGGCGAAGGTGATGCAGCCTTGA
- a CDS encoding PadR family transcriptional regulator: protein MIPLLILGLLIQNPGAHGYELLALMEKRHYKYIVNFTKGSFYYNLQQLEEKGWIEQIQQNPSTSGREIRNFKITGSGMAEFEKLMAKYGTKSEYVNLQFYGTLLFADEYDKNKLLELIQSQIDQTKTRIALLDEYLSNTQELPGTIDYYRRMNENSRSHHLVNLEWFEQLRAEIEGHIA, encoded by the coding sequence TTGATCCCCTTACTCATCCTTGGCTTGCTCATCCAAAACCCCGGCGCTCACGGCTACGAACTACTGGCCTTAATGGAAAAACGCCATTACAAATATATTGTAAACTTCACGAAAGGCTCGTTTTATTACAATCTGCAGCAACTTGAAGAAAAAGGTTGGATTGAACAGATTCAGCAGAATCCTTCAACCAGTGGGCGCGAAATTCGGAACTTTAAAATCACCGGATCGGGAATGGCTGAATTCGAAAAATTAATGGCCAAATACGGCACAAAATCGGAATATGTGAACCTGCAATTTTATGGGACGCTGCTCTTTGCCGATGAATACGACAAAAACAAATTGCTGGAACTGATCCAATCGCAAATAGACCAGACTAAAACCCGAATCGCCCTCCTTGATGAATACTTGTCCAACACACAAGAACTTCCCGGCACAATCGATTATTACCGCCGAATGAACGAAAATTCCCGTTCCCATCACTTGGTTAACTTAGAGTGGTTTGAACAATTGAGAGCAGAAATAGAGGGACATATTGCATGA
- a CDS encoding XRE family transcriptional regulator, translating to MKYELGRCLLEERLHKGGMPLERLALELRVRRERLDDFIDNKRVMSLKLAISIADTLQCEVRSLYELTPSDV from the coding sequence TTGAAGTACGAACTTGGCCGTTGCCTGCTAGAGGAAAGGCTTCATAAAGGAGGAATGCCACTGGAACGGCTGGCGCTTGAACTGCGGGTGAGACGGGAGCGGCTGGATGACTTTATCGACAATAAAAGAGTGATGTCTCTTAAGCTCGCGATTTCGATCGCCGATACGCTTCAGTGCGAGGTGCGTAGCCTGTACGAATTAACGCCTTCCGATGTCTAA
- a CDS encoding VOC family protein encodes MSRELWLNLPVREPERAKAFYTQLGFRLNEQYASQDGSFSLIVGDNQVVLMLFPESAFRGFAGNAVADSWQGTEVLFSLGANSRDEVDEFALKAECAGGTVFSKPGEKGGWMYGCGFADPDGHRWNALYMDMSKIPQG; translated from the coding sequence ATGTCGAGAGAATTATGGTTGAACCTTCCAGTACGAGAACCAGAACGGGCAAAGGCGTTTTATACCCAGCTCGGTTTTCGGTTGAATGAGCAGTATGCGAGTCAAGACGGCTCATTCAGCTTGATCGTCGGCGACAATCAGGTTGTTTTGATGCTCTTCCCGGAATCCGCGTTCCGCGGTTTTGCTGGTAATGCGGTTGCGGATTCGTGGCAGGGCACTGAAGTGTTATTCTCTCTGGGGGCGAACTCCAGGGATGAAGTTGATGAGTTCGCCTTGAAAGCTGAATGTGCCGGCGGTACTGTATTCAGCAAGCCAGGCGAAAAAGGTGGCTGGATGTACGGCTGCGGTTTTGCCGATCCGGACGGTCATCGGTGGAACGCGTTGTATATGGATATGAGCAAAATACCGCAAGGCTGA
- a CDS encoding response regulator transcription factor, producing the protein MKTNVLYIEDNEKIGSWVKEELEQRGFSVQWLLSGEGAEKEVNQHEIVILDIMLPGLDGFTVGKRLKKAAPAVPILLLSARTSINDKVDGLQFADDYLTKPFHTDELVARLEVLIRRRGGTYSERISLGDHIEVDPEVQMVYDKLTGEEIILTGKQHQILMYFLRHPNQVLPKEQIYEAIWQETYITGDKTIMVHIHRLRQKLERHPDSPEIIETLKGIGYRVKL; encoded by the coding sequence TTGAAAACAAACGTATTATATATTGAGGATAATGAGAAAATAGGCAGTTGGGTGAAAGAAGAATTGGAACAGCGAGGATTTTCAGTTCAGTGGTTGCTTTCTGGTGAAGGAGCCGAAAAAGAAGTAAATCAGCATGAAATCGTTATTTTGGATATCATGTTACCCGGTTTAGACGGATTTACTGTGGGAAAACGATTAAAAAAGGCAGCTCCTGCTGTTCCTATTTTGCTGTTATCTGCTCGAACATCGATAAATGATAAGGTAGACGGTTTACAATTTGCTGATGACTATTTAACGAAACCATTCCATACGGATGAATTGGTTGCAAGATTAGAAGTATTAATCCGTCGAAGAGGTGGAACATATTCCGAACGCATTTCATTAGGAGATCATATTGAAGTAGATCCGGAAGTTCAAATGGTATATGACAAACTCACAGGAGAAGAAATTATATTGACTGGGAAACAACATCAAATTTTAATGTACTTCTTACGCCACCCCAATCAAGTTCTACCAAAAGAACAAATCTATGAAGCCATTTGGCAAGAAACTTATATCACTGGTGATAAAACCATAATGGTACATATCCATCGACTTCGTCAAAAGCTGGAACGTCATCCCGATTCACCAGAGATTATTGAAACGTTGAAGGGAATAGGCTATCGGGTGAAACTATGA
- a CDS encoding sensor histidine kinase, with product MKQNRPLFRRFLKVHFLFIFLPPIVLIFFSAFAGFSNTGEQLNTLNLFYATLLLFGFIIVAFVILSWLFFLKLQKRLARLQEVMSSSAKNKSFPKPISVQADRMDEIDQLGSSFNWMIQQLEDSRKREYEEELLRHRLIANLSHDLRTPLTILRGHVTRLNKELISLEGQNSLTEINHMITRIGDLMDDLLTYTLLTSGKHPFEPTSTDIGRLVRASVAAWYPAFEEKEIQLDVDLPTEETFYWEADPKWMTRVMDNLFQNILRHAAEGKYANIVVDVEKELIIVVDRGPGMDNSPYERGAGIGLSTSNYMLKKMKLKADFTSNENGTRVAIGRA from the coding sequence ATGAAACAGAATAGACCATTATTTCGTCGTTTTCTAAAAGTACATTTTCTATTTATCTTTCTTCCTCCTATTGTGCTTATTTTCTTCAGTGCATTTGCTGGGTTTTCTAACACTGGGGAACAACTGAATACGTTAAATCTATTTTACGCTACATTACTTTTGTTTGGTTTTATTATTGTCGCATTTGTTATATTATCTTGGCTGTTCTTCTTGAAACTTCAAAAACGTCTCGCCCGCTTACAGGAAGTCATGTCATCTTCCGCGAAAAATAAATCATTTCCGAAACCCATATCTGTTCAAGCGGATCGTATGGATGAGATAGACCAGTTGGGAAGTTCTTTTAATTGGATGATTCAGCAGCTTGAAGACAGCCGCAAGCGAGAATATGAAGAGGAATTATTACGACATCGACTCATTGCGAATTTATCTCACGACTTACGAACGCCACTTACCATTTTGAGAGGACATGTCACCAGATTAAATAAAGAATTAATAAGTTTAGAAGGACAAAACTCATTAACAGAGATAAACCATATGATTACAAGAATCGGAGATCTAATGGATGATTTACTTACCTATACATTGCTTACCTCCGGAAAACATCCTTTTGAGCCCACATCAACAGATATTGGACGTTTAGTAAGAGCATCTGTTGCTGCGTGGTACCCTGCATTTGAAGAAAAAGAAATTCAGCTGGACGTTGATTTACCGACAGAGGAGACTTTTTATTGGGAAGCAGATCCGAAATGGATGACACGGGTTATGGATAATTTATTTCAGAATATTCTTCGCCATGCAGCAGAGGGAAAATATGCAAACATTGTGGTTGATGTAGAAAAAGAACTGATTATTGTTGTAGACAGAGGACCGGGTATGGATAACTCTCCCTATGAGCGTGGGGCGGGGATTGGTTTATCGACTTCAAATTATATGTTGAAAAAAATGAAGCTGAAAGCTGACTTTACATCAAATGAAAATGGCACAAGAGTAGCTATTGGTAGAGCGTAA
- a CDS encoding ABC transporter permease, which translates to MRAFNAELSKLFSLPSIWLAFLIGAFAPAVIATLDSIAQKEEIIAGVSTQLSEVGYIGLALGVQGVIILGVLAVSSEYLTESSESGGGQQITTSLTVVSSRLHFLLAKACAVTVISILLCIVAIMTTVSATHLILGDYTPAFEWSKLIGAVCYWAFTALLAFGITVLTKNGIIPIAVLIINTSLVSFSFLLSKITKLALYLPDRVGLEMFMFMSDRFLTPFIGGLVMFAWVIVLFIVAAIVFHRRDVAA; encoded by the coding sequence ATGAGAGCATTCAACGCGGAACTATCTAAATTGTTCTCCCTGCCGAGCATTTGGCTTGCCTTTCTTATTGGAGCTTTTGCCCCAGCGGTCATTGCTACCTTGGACAGTATAGCACAAAAAGAGGAGATAATAGCTGGAGTTAGCACACAGCTATCGGAAGTTGGCTATATTGGATTAGCTCTTGGTGTGCAAGGTGTTATTATTCTTGGTGTACTTGCTGTCAGCAGTGAGTATTTGACAGAGAGCAGTGAGTCGGGTGGAGGACAACAGATTACAACAAGTTTAACGGTTGTTTCATCACGGCTTCATTTTTTGCTGGCAAAAGCATGCGCTGTGACAGTGATCAGCATCCTGCTTTGTATTGTAGCTATTATGACAACTGTGTCAGCCACGCATCTTATTCTCGGTGATTATACCCCTGCATTTGAATGGTCTAAACTGATCGGTGCAGTTTGTTACTGGGCATTCACTGCTCTTTTAGCATTTGGGATTACGGTTCTAACTAAGAATGGCATTATTCCGATTGCTGTGCTCATCATAAATACATCCCTTGTATCATTCAGTTTCCTGCTTTCTAAGATTACAAAGTTGGCGTTATACTTACCAGATCGAGTTGGCCTTGAAATGTTTATGTTTATGAGCGACAGATTTCTTACCCCGTTCATAGGTGGTTTAGTCATGTTTGCTTGGGTAATCGTTCTTTTCATTGTTGCAGCTATTGTATTCCATAGGAGGGATGTTGCAGCATGA
- a CDS encoding ABC transporter permease: MSVSSSRKITQILGAELDKLVTLPLIWRTLIVTFIVNLVLAAAFTSVGLQGAAGTQSILNIGLASMRYLHAGFIILGILATCSEYTGGQIRTTLTAIPWRRIQLSTKYLALAIITIPVAFIIAASGVLYTFVMMRDRAVVIEIDTMIKTLVGATGYLTLTTLISAAIGGLLRRTTPALVILLGYYFIVSPLSRDFLPNYFPDTAGYYMYMPPSSNEINILTPMQGTGILMLWTLIFITVAIVFYRKRDA, encoded by the coding sequence ATGAGTGTCTCTTCTAGTAGAAAGATAACACAAATCCTTGGTGCTGAACTGGATAAATTAGTTACATTACCATTGATATGGCGCACTCTTATTGTTACATTCATTGTTAATTTAGTTTTAGCCGCAGCTTTTACTTCTGTTGGTCTACAAGGGGCAGCAGGAACGCAAAGTATACTGAATATAGGACTTGCTTCTATGAGATATCTTCATGCAGGGTTCATTATTCTTGGTATCTTAGCAACTTGTTCGGAGTATACTGGTGGACAGATTCGAACTACTTTAACTGCGATACCATGGCGTAGGATTCAATTATCCACGAAGTATTTGGCTTTGGCAATTATAACCATTCCCGTGGCGTTTATAATTGCTGCATCAGGTGTACTATACACTTTTGTCATGATGAGAGACAGAGCAGTAGTGATTGAAATAGATACAATGATAAAAACATTAGTAGGTGCAACAGGCTATCTAACATTAACCACACTTATCAGTGCAGCTATAGGTGGTTTACTAAGACGAACCACTCCTGCCTTAGTAATACTTCTTGGTTATTATTTTATTGTCAGTCCATTGTCGAGAGATTTTCTACCTAATTATTTTCCGGATACGGCAGGATATTATATGTATATGCCGCCTTCCTCTAATGAAATAAATATCCTTACACCAATGCAAGGGACAGGTATTTTAATGTTATGGACACTGATCTTTATTACAGTAGCTATTGTATTTTACCGTAAACGAGATGCCTAA